The following are encoded in a window of Hippoglossus stenolepis isolate QCI-W04-F060 chromosome 10, HSTE1.2, whole genome shotgun sequence genomic DNA:
- the LOC118116132 gene encoding tubulin beta-4B chain, protein MREIVHLQAGQCGNQIGAKFWEVISDEHGIDPSGTYHGDSDLQLERINVYYNEATGGKYVPRAVLVDLEPGTMDSVRSGPFGQIFRPDNFVFGQSGAGNNWAKGHYTEGAELVDSVLDVVRKEAEGCDCLQGFQLTHSLGGGTGSGMGTLLISKIREEYPDRIMNTFSVVPSPKVSDTVVEPYNATLSVHQLVENTDETYCIDNEALYDICFRTLKLTTPTYGDLNHLVSATMSGVTTCLRFPGQLNADLRKLAVNMVPFPRLHFFMPGFAPLTSRGSQQYRALTVPELTQQMFDAKNMMAACDPRHGRYLTVAAIFRGRMSMKEVDEQMLNVQNKNSSYFVEWIPNNVKTAVCDIPPRGLKMSSTFIGNSTAIQELFKRISEQFTAMFRRKAFLHWYTGEGMDEMEFTEAESNMNDLVSEYQQYQDATAEEEGEFEEEGEEELA, encoded by the exons ATGAGGGAGATCGTGCACCTGCAGGCCGGCCAGTGCGGCAACCAGATCGGAGCCAAG TTCTGGGAGGTGATCAGCGACGAGCACGGCATCGACCCGTCCGGGACGTACCATGGCGACAGCGACCTGCAGCTGGAGCGGATCAACGTCTACTACAACGAGGCGACAG GTGGGAAGTACGTCCCTCGTGCGGTGCTGGTGGACTTGGAGCCAGGAACGATGGACTCTGTGAGGTCGGGTCCTTTTGGCCAGATCTTTAGACCAGACAACTTTGTGTTTG GCCAGAGCGGAGCAGGTAATAACTGGGCCAAAGGCCACTACACTGAGGGAGCCGAGCTGGTAGACTCTGTCCTGGATGTGGTGAGGAAGGAGGCAGAGGGCTGCGACTGCCTCCAGGGCTTCCAGCTCACACACTCCCTGGGCGGAGGAACCGGTTCTGGCATGGGCACGCTGCTTATCAGCAAAATTCGAGAGGAGTATCCTGATCGCATCATGAACACTTTCAGCGTAGTGCCCTCACCCAAG GTGTCAGACACGGTGGTGGAGCCGTACAATGCCACCCTGTCAGTCCACCAGCTGGTGGAGAACACAGATGAGACCTACTGCATTGATAATGAGGCCCTGTATGACATCTGCTTCCGTACACTGAAACTCACTACACCCACCTATGGTGACCTCAACCACCTTGTCTCAGCCACCATGAGCGGGGTGACCACCTGCCTGCGCTTTCCCGGCCAGCTCAATGCTGATCTGAGGAAACTGGCTGTCAACATGGTGCCCTTCCCCAGGCTGCACTTCTTCATGCCAGGCTTTGCCCCCCTGACCAGTCGGGGCAGCCAGCAGTACAG GGCACTGACAGTTCCTGAACTCACCCAGCAGATGTTTGATGCCAAAAACATGATGGCGGCTTGTGACCCACGCCACGGGCGCTACCTTACTGTCGCCGCCATCTTCCGGGGCCGCATGTCCATGAAGGAGGTGGACGAGCAGATGTTGAACGTGCAAAACAAGAACAGCAGCTACTTTGTGGAGTGGATCCCCAACAATGTCAAGACGGCCGTCTGCGACATCCCTCCCCGCGGCCTCAAGATGTCCTCCACTTTCATTGGCAACAGCACAGCCATTCAGGAGCTGTTCAAACGCATCTCAGAGCAGTTCACTGCCATGTTCCGCCGCAAGGCCTTCCTCCACTG GTACACGGGCGAAGGCATGGACGAGATGGAGTTCACAGAGGCTGAGAGCAATATGAACGACCTGGTGTCCGAGTACCAGCAGTACCAGGACGCCACTGCTGAGGAAGAGGGCGAGTTTGAGGAGGAAGGCGAAGAGGAATTGGCCTAA